The following proteins are encoded in a genomic region of [Eubacterium] hominis:
- a CDS encoding GNAT family N-acetyltransferase: MQYTKTVFLKNNKECLLRNAVGTDAEEIHKIFNLTHAQTDFLCTYPDENLFDTEEERYFLLEKERSANEIEICAVVGGHIVGTAGIEAVGKKDKVKHRAEFGISIEKGFWGIGIGYALTVACVECAKAAGYMQLELNVVSENRRAISLYEGIGFREYGRNPKGFRSRKTGWQEIVLMRMELA, translated from the coding sequence GTGCAGTACACAAAAACGGTTTTTTTGAAAAACAATAAGGAATGTTTGCTCCGAAATGCAGTTGGAACAGATGCTGAAGAAATACATAAGATTTTCAATCTGACCCATGCACAGACAGACTTTTTATGTACATATCCGGATGAGAATTTGTTTGACACCGAGGAAGAACGATATTTTTTGCTGGAGAAGGAACGCAGCGCAAATGAAATTGAGATTTGTGCTGTTGTCGGTGGACATATTGTTGGAACTGCTGGTATTGAAGCTGTCGGGAAAAAAGATAAGGTCAAACATCGTGCGGAGTTTGGAATCAGTATTGAAAAAGGATTCTGGGGCATTGGAATCGGTTATGCTTTAACTGTTGCCTGTGTAGAATGTGCAAAAGCTGCCGGATATATGCAGTTGGAGCTAAATGTTGTCAGTGAAAATCGCAGAGCGATTTCCCTGTACGAAGGCATAGGATTTCGTGAATATGGCAGAAATCCCAAGGGCTTTCGTTCTCGAAAAACAGGCTGGCAGGAAATTGTCCTGATGAGAATGGAGTTGGCTTGA
- a CDS encoding sigma-70 family RNA polymerase sigma factor — protein sequence MDKITNEQLCIAAQGGDKWAENALVENNLRFIRKTAYEIWSAQRELNVALGIELNDLVQEGSLGLLDCINSFQPDYGNKFLTYAAPAIHNAMLDYIRRQNPTFEAKNLDCIIRLDEVKKDENRGQHEFIADSRVQNPEQIFIAKETHEEIHTALQMIDEREKAYLWYRFGFEDDVLHPLNETAKHFHLSESRAKSTEKLALDNFWLELPWWY from the coding sequence ATGGACAAGATAACTAACGAACAGCTCTGTATTGCGGCGCAGGGCGGCGACAAATGGGCAGAAAACGCCCTTGTAGAGAACAATCTGCGGTTCATCCGAAAGACGGCATACGAGATTTGGAGCGCACAGCGGGAATTGAATGTTGCCCTCGGCATTGAACTGAACGATTTGGTGCAGGAGGGTTCATTGGGGCTTTTGGACTGCATAAACAGCTTCCAGCCCGACTATGGAAACAAGTTTCTGACCTATGCTGCCCCGGCAATCCATAATGCCATGCTGGACTACATTCGCAGGCAGAATCCCACCTTTGAAGCCAAGAATCTGGACTGTATCATCCGTCTGGATGAGGTTAAAAAGGATGAAAATCGGGGACAGCATGAGTTTATAGCTGATTCCAGAGTACAGAACCCAGAGCAGATTTTCATTGCCAAGGAAACCCACGAAGAAATCCATACAGCTCTGCAAATGATTGATGAACGAGAGAAAGCCTATCTCTGGTATCGCTTTGGCTTTGAAGATGATGTTCTCCATCCCCTGAATGAAACAGCGAAGCACTTCCATCTGTCAGAAAGCAGAGCGAAGTCCACAGAAAAGCTGGCTCTGGATAACTTCTGGCTGGAACTGCCGTGGTGGTACTAA
- a CDS encoding helix-turn-helix transcriptional regulator produces the protein MADTYLPADVRKRIVDVMRERKMTQRELALRIDVNESTISRFLSGKTEKLSEESVIRIARVFNVSTDFILGTTVIPDKKNYDISELGLSVEAAKNLYTGKVNNDVVNRLLENPRFATVTYMIAQYLDDTLAGGYAAQNQMFATVGSLLLGQNQAPEAVQAARTANAMKVPAYQADQTTIQNTFMTVVKEIKKEAGSDLAAARAISKEATEKMFTELTKGQDSPIPTITPEAVVDAITGSISGVDGVNQEALDNFNHALLGLMQTMVLPEDDGQDN, from the coding sequence ATGGCAGATACTTATTTACCCGCCGATGTCCGAAAAAGAATCGTTGATGTGATGAGAGAACGCAAGATGACCCAGCGAGAGCTGGCACTGCGTATTGACGTGAACGAAAGCACAATCAGCCGCTTCCTCAGCGGAAAAACTGAGAAGCTGAGCGAAGAAAGCGTTATCCGTATTGCCAGAGTGTTCAATGTCTCCACGGACTTTATCTTAGGTACGACCGTAATCCCCGACAAAAAGAACTACGATATTTCCGAACTGGGGTTATCTGTGGAAGCTGCAAAGAACCTTTATACCGGAAAGGTCAACAATGATGTTGTCAACCGTCTGCTGGAAAATCCCCGCTTTGCCACGGTTACTTATATGATCGCACAGTATCTGGATGATACCCTCGCAGGAGGATATGCCGCACAAAACCAGATGTTTGCTACTGTTGGTTCTCTGCTATTGGGGCAGAACCAAGCTCCCGAAGCAGTACAGGCAGCCAGAACCGCCAATGCCATGAAAGTTCCTGCTTATCAGGCAGACCAGACCACGATACAAAACACTTTTATGACAGTGGTTAAGGAAATCAAAAAGGAAGCAGGCAGCGATTTAGCCGCAGCAAGGGCAATTAGCAAGGAAGCCACAGAAAAGATGTTTACCGAGCTGACCAAGGGGCAGGATTCGCCCATTCCAACCATCACGCCGGAAGCAGTTGTTGACGCCATCACAGGTAGCATTTCCGGTGTCGATGGAGTCAATCAGGAAGCTCTGGACAACTTTAATCATGCCCTGCTGGGGCTGATGCAGACGATGGTTCTGCCGGAAGATGATGGACAAGATAACTAA
- a CDS encoding DNA-binding protein — MKYLSTFEVAEKWGISPRRVGILCNNDRIPGAQRAGSRWIIPEDAEKPTDARIKSGKYIKQKADREEEA, encoded by the coding sequence ATGAAATACCTGTCTACATTTGAAGTTGCCGAGAAATGGGGTATCTCTCCCCGAAGAGTTGGTATTCTCTGCAATAATGACCGTATCCCGGGCGCACAGCGGGCAGGAAGCCGCTGGATCATCCCGGAGGACGCTGAAAAACCGACAGATGCCCGCATTAAAAGCGGAAAATATATCAAACAGAAAGCTGACAGAGAGGAGGAAGCATAA
- a CDS encoding DNA primase: MKKTIEKIKEVTQMNIFETVKAAVTLRQAADYYGLKINRSGMVCCPFHDDRHPSLKLNEDYFYCFGCGATGDVVDFTARLLGLSAYEAAQRLAADFGLDTSRPSVVTQVRKPRPRVNQLKQDELLCMNVLSGYLHLLEDWKERYAPEAPEGELDERFVEACHKLEYVEYLNDLLLTSDQEERADTVKKLLTGGTIAKMQARLDEQKKEVRCHVREQEIA; encoded by the coding sequence ATGAAAAAAACCATCGAAAAAATCAAGGAGGTTACGCAAATGAACATTTTTGAAACAGTCAAGGCGGCGGTCACGCTCAGACAAGCCGCCGACTACTATGGGCTGAAAATCAACCGTTCCGGGATGGTTTGCTGCCCGTTCCACGACGACAGACACCCCAGCTTGAAGCTGAACGAGGATTACTTCTATTGCTTCGGCTGCGGGGCTACCGGGGATGTGGTGGACTTCACGGCAAGGCTGCTTGGTCTGTCCGCTTATGAAGCGGCACAGAGACTGGCTGCGGACTTCGGGCTGGACACCAGCCGACCGTCTGTGGTAACACAGGTCAGAAAGCCCCGTCCCCGTGTGAACCAGTTGAAGCAGGACGAGCTTCTCTGCATGAATGTGCTGTCCGGGTATCTTCATCTTTTGGAGGATTGGAAAGAGCGATATGCTCCCGAAGCACCGGAGGGAGAGCTTGATGAGAGGTTCGTGGAAGCTTGTCACAAGCTGGAATATGTGGAGTATCTGAATGATTTGCTCCTTACGAGCGATCAGGAAGAAAGGGCTGATACCGTCAAGAAACTTTTGACAGGCGGAACGATTGCAAAAATGCAAGCACGACTGGACGAGCAGAAAAAGGAGGTGCGCTGCCATGTCAGAGAACAGGAAATTGCCTGA
- a CDS encoding DNA primase: MSENRKLPDMNMPIWFDGKSINEALFCEDFLSKHQIIFVDRAFFTPDGRVTDELTLRGEIFEELKYCAVNNIPRKISNIIEIMKLVAHVEDFPPEQDRIHLANGTLMLDGTFIEGKPDIVRNRLPLFYRPDEPKPVLWLSFLDGLLYPEDIPTLQEFIGYCLIPSNKGQRMMVIKGNGGEGKSQIGAVLGQMLGSSMKDGSIGKISENQFARADLEHILLCVDDDMRMEALRQTNYVKSIVTAQGKMDLEQKKKQSYQGWMFARLLAFSNGDLQALYDRSDGFYRRQLVLTTKEKPAGRMDDPDLAEKMKAEVEGIFLWAFEGLQRLVGNKFKFTESERTKANRESVKRDNNNIFDFIESEGYIRLKADASISSKELYEIYRMWCEENSLPPLKSRSFSDSVVANLSRYNLEHTNKITNSAGRRVWGFMGIEAVARPNINGFYDVSPCTYVPEEWRD, translated from the coding sequence ATGTCAGAGAACAGGAAATTGCCTGATATGAATATGCCGATTTGGTTTGACGGCAAGAGTATCAATGAAGCTCTGTTTTGCGAAGATTTTCTGAGTAAACATCAGATTATCTTTGTAGACAGAGCTTTTTTTACACCCGACGGCAGGGTTACAGATGAGTTGACGCTTCGTGGGGAAATCTTTGAGGAACTGAAATACTGTGCCGTGAACAACATTCCCCGCAAAATCAGCAACATCATTGAAATTATGAAGCTGGTGGCTCATGTGGAGGACTTCCCGCCGGAACAGGACAGGATTCATCTGGCAAACGGGACGCTCATGCTGGACGGTACCTTTATAGAGGGCAAGCCGGACATTGTGCGAAACAGGCTCCCGCTTTTCTATCGCCCGGATGAGCCGAAGCCTGTGCTGTGGCTTTCCTTTCTGGATGGTCTGCTTTACCCAGAGGACATCCCCACCTTGCAGGAGTTTATCGGCTACTGCCTGATTCCCTCCAATAAGGGACAGCGGATGATGGTCATTAAGGGCAACGGCGGCGAGGGTAAATCCCAAATCGGTGCAGTGCTGGGACAAATGCTGGGCAGCTCCATGAAAGACGGCAGCATTGGAAAAATCTCTGAGAACCAGTTTGCCCGTGCCGATCTGGAGCATATTCTCCTGTGCGTGGATGATGATATGCGAATGGAAGCTCTGCGTCAGACCAACTATGTCAAATCCATTGTGACAGCTCAAGGAAAGATGGATTTGGAACAAAAGAAGAAACAGAGCTATCAGGGCTGGATGTTCGCTCGTCTGCTGGCTTTCTCCAACGGAGATTTGCAGGCATTGTATGACCGAAGTGACGGCTTCTATCGTCGCCAGCTTGTGCTGACCACCAAGGAAAAGCCTGCCGGAAGAATGGATGACCCCGACCTTGCTGAGAAGATGAAAGCCGAAGTAGAGGGGATTTTCCTGTGGGCGTTTGAGGGGTTACAGCGTTTGGTGGGCAACAAATTCAAATTCACAGAAAGTGAGCGCACCAAAGCAAACCGAGAGTCTGTCAAGCGTGACAACAACAATATTTTCGACTTTATAGAGTCTGAGGGGTACATCCGTCTGAAAGCAGATGCGTCCATCAGTTCCAAGGAGCTGTACGAAATCTATCGGATGTGGTGTGAAGAAAACTCTCTGCCGCCCCTGAAATCCCGCAGCTTTAGTGACAGTGTGGTAGCAAATTTAAGTCGCTACAATCTGGAACACACCAATAAAATTACAAACTCTGCCGGGCGCAGGGTGTGGGGCTTCATGGGAATTGAAGCCGTTGCCCGCCCGAATATAAATGGGTTTTACGACGTTTCGCCGTGTACGTACGTACCGGAGGAATGGCGGGATTGA
- a CDS encoding plasmid recombination protein, whose protein sequence is MARNDGVDRTCARNMDVADKDIGDAQAHNEREKEIYSNEDIIPERSSLNVHFKEPTGSYAEMFEQMKADNIISTRGLKADAVHFNEMVFDVNTAYFDNHGGYEFAKQFYADAYKSAVEIVGGEQYILSAVMHADEINRAMSEALGKDVFHYHLHVVYVPVVEKQILWSKRCKDEALRGTVKETIMQVSRSKKWLSKPAMDEDGKPILQANGKPVLRKSYSVLQDDFYQHMRAAGYTDVERGERDSTEEHLTVTRFKVAQEKQRLEAVTAELTQKEAQLDDATQAAEKKKQELKSLQAQTKAATGIAVTVQELESMGKKSFTGNIVLTPDECRTLKNYAVSSFAEKAEKLKYQQKYETAKKDAGIWKKKYIDLKEKAQPYLDAVEVASEKVRAFLSAILARGKEVQDVKQEHGRKRKEIAFDR, encoded by the coding sequence ATGGCAAGAAATGACGGAGTTGACCGTACCTGTGCAAGAAATATGGATGTCGCAGATAAAGACATCGGAGATGCCCAGGCACACAACGAGCGTGAAAAAGAAATATACAGTAACGAAGATATTATCCCGGAAAGAAGCTCTCTCAACGTACACTTCAAAGAACCGACCGGGAGCTATGCAGAGATGTTTGAGCAGATGAAAGCTGACAACATCATTTCCACCAGAGGTCTGAAAGCGGATGCTGTCCATTTCAATGAGATGGTCTTTGATGTGAACACTGCTTACTTTGATAACCACGGCGGCTATGAATTTGCCAAACAGTTTTATGCTGATGCCTATAAATCCGCTGTAGAGATTGTAGGCGGCGAGCAGTATATCCTCTCGGCAGTCATGCACGCTGACGAGATCAACCGGGCTATGTCCGAAGCACTTGGCAAGGATGTGTTCCACTATCATCTTCATGTGGTCTATGTTCCGGTGGTGGAGAAACAGATTCTGTGGTCGAAACGCTGCAAGGATGAAGCTCTCAGAGGAACGGTAAAGGAAACCATTATGCAGGTCAGCCGCAGTAAAAAGTGGCTGTCCAAGCCTGCTATGGACGAGGACGGAAAACCAATCCTGCAAGCCAATGGTAAGCCTGTCCTTAGAAAATCCTACTCTGTTTTGCAGGATGATTTTTACCAGCACATGAGGGCTGCCGGATATACCGATGTGGAGCGTGGAGAGCGTGACAGCACCGAGGAACATCTGACCGTGACCCGGTTTAAGGTAGCACAGGAAAAGCAGCGACTGGAAGCTGTGACAGCGGAGCTGACCCAGAAAGAAGCACAGCTTGATGATGCCACACAGGCTGCGGAAAAGAAAAAGCAGGAGCTGAAATCCCTACAAGCGCAGACCAAGGCGGCAACCGGAATAGCGGTGACGGTTCAGGAACTGGAGTCGATGGGTAAGAAATCTTTTACCGGGAACATCGTTCTGACACCCGATGAGTGCCGTACTCTCAAAAATTATGCTGTCAGCAGCTTTGCTGAAAAAGCGGAGAAATTGAAATACCAGCAGAAATATGAAACAGCCAAGAAAGATGCTGGTATCTGGAAAAAGAAATATATTGACCTGAAAGAAAAAGCCCAGCCTTATCTGGATGCAGTGGAAGTTGCATCGGAAAAGGTAAGGGCTTTTCTTTCTGCTATCCTCGCAAGAGGAAAAGAGGTACAGGACGTTAAGCAGGAGCATGGACGAAAAAGAAAGGAGATTGCCTTTGACAGATAA
- a CDS encoding virulence RhuM family protein, translating into MNQKSNMIIYTTEDGLTKIETTFDEDTVWLSIDQMAELFQRDRSVIGKHVRNIFKEGELVKESVWAKFAYTAADGKVYDVDYYNLDVIISVGYRVKSKRGTQFRIWATNILKEYMKKGFAMDDERLKNLGGGGYFKELLERIRDIRASEKVFYRQVLEIYATSIDYDPKAEISIRFFKKVQNKIHYAIHGQTAAEVIYSRADAEKEFMGLTTFAGNQPTLKEAVIAKNYLDEKELRAMGQLVSGYLDFAERQAEREQVMTMQDWAEHLDRILTMSGEQLLIGNGSISHKQAVDKATDEYRKYKARTLSDVETDYLNSIKMLEQKTDGKE; encoded by the coding sequence ATGAATCAAAAATCCAATATGATTATTTACACAACAGAAGATGGATTGACGAAAATTGAAACCACATTTGATGAAGATACCGTCTGGTTATCCATTGACCAGATGGCAGAACTGTTCCAGAGAGATAGAAGCGTTATCGGAAAGCACGTTAGAAATATCTTTAAGGAAGGCGAACTGGTCAAAGAATCAGTTTGGGCAAAATTTGCCTACACTGCCGCTGACGGAAAAGTATATGATGTAGATTACTATAATCTTGATGTTATCATCTCCGTTGGCTATCGTGTAAAATCCAAGCGTGGCACACAGTTCAGAATCTGGGCAACCAATATTCTCAAAGAATATATGAAAAAAGGTTTTGCCATGGACGATGAACGATTGAAAAATCTGGGCGGCGGTGGATATTTTAAGGAACTGCTTGAAAGAATCAGAGACATTCGTGCTTCGGAAAAGGTATTTTATCGTCAGGTGCTTGAAATCTATGCCACCAGCATTGACTATGACCCGAAAGCGGAAATTTCTATCCGGTTCTTCAAAAAAGTTCAGAACAAAATTCATTATGCCATTCACGGACAGACTGCGGCAGAAGTGATTTACAGCAGAGCTGATGCGGAAAAAGAGTTCATGGGACTGACCACCTTCGCCGGAAATCAGCCCACACTCAAAGAAGCAGTTATTGCGAAAAACTATCTGGATGAGAAAGAGCTTCGTGCTATGGGACAGCTCGTATCCGGTTATCTGGATTTTGCGGAGCGTCAGGCAGAGCGTGAACAGGTAATGACCATGCAGGATTGGGCAGAACATCTGGATCGCATCCTTACCATGAGCGGAGAACAGCTTTTAATAGGAAATGGAAGCATTTCTCATAAACAGGCGGTAGATAAAGCCACAGATGAATATCGAAAATACAAGGCAAGAACGCTCAGTGATGTGGAAACAGATTACCTAAATTCCATTAAAATGCTGGAACAGAAAACTGACGGCAAAGAGTAA